The Monomorium pharaonis isolate MP-MQ-018 chromosome 5, ASM1337386v2, whole genome shotgun sequence genome includes a window with the following:
- the LOC118645840 gene encoding uncharacterized protein LOC118645840 — protein MSFVNRVRRCLVCSRWNHSAFACRGVTTCSRCDEAHKTEGCYSISVKCTNCKGSHHAFDTSCPVFNYFMTINTIMSYCNTDRRHAVKLMKAKGITSPLMAQNAFKSAAFKGWSFNGSTLLSHKPKVCTVSQNSAAASRNKPIISNNPIRQDIKISRNNPKRLRINSDPTIRSHNSYDSLTNINKKIIVSNKDPPSNLNLNPGLDNVYQNKNLYRDTQFSNISESVSSLGGMSIINRNDLSFNLQENFQEIRRQPCSRQQEPTLHRSETSESTWRGWTRRQSKRRHRSRRRHRGRHQRRGQRRRPTRTY, from the coding sequence ATGTCTTTTGTTAATAGAGTCAGAAGATGCCTCGTCTGCTCCAGGTGGAACCACTCTGCATTTGCGTGCAGAGGGGTCACCACTTGTAGCAGATGTGATGAGGCACATAAAACTGAGGGTTGCTATAGTATTTCAGTTAAATGTACTAACTGTAAGGGTAGCCATCATGCATTTGACACTTCTTGCCCggtctttaattattttatgacaaTTAATACCATTATGTCTTATTGCAATACTGACAGAAGACACGCTGTCAAGCTGATGAAGGCTAAGGGTATAACTTCGCCTTTAATGGCTCAAAACGCTTTTAAGTCCGCCGCATTCAAGGGCTGGTCCTTCAATGGGTCTACTCTTTTATCACACAAACCGAAGGTATGTACTGTATCTCAAAATTCTGCTGCTGCCTCTAGAAATAAACCAATAATCAGTAATAATCCTATTAGACAGGATATTAAGATTTCTAGAAACAATCCTAAACGTTTACGTATCAATAGCGACCCAACTATTCGATCTCATAACTCTTATGATTCCTTgactaatattaataagaaaatcatTGTTTCTAATAAAGACCCCCCATCTAACCTTAATCTTAACCCAGGTTTAGATAATGTATatcagaataaaaatttgtatagggatacacaattttcaaatattagtGAATCCGTCTCCAGTCTTGGGGGAATGTCAATAATTAACAGGAAcgatttatcatttaatttacaagaaaattttcaagaaattagAAGACAACCTTGCAGCCGCCAGCAGGAGCCGACGCTGCACCGATCCGAGACCTCCGAATCAACGTGGCGAGGATGGACGAGGCGCCAAAGCAAACGCCGACACCGAAGCCGACGCCGACACCGAGGCCGACACCAACGCCGAGGACAACGCCGACGCCCAACTCGGACATATTAA
- the LOC118645667 gene encoding uncharacterized protein LOC118645667, with the protein MRQKLRAVFSIIDRELIMSITTFVDLQGFIVGRKFIVKEFTAFRDGFILSHYIFRNPVPWHRLNNADKRQASWLLTHHHGLRWNSGTIPYSRAKKLITTTLTRNETPPVIYVKGHEKREWLRNLLLDDTKEDIYVENIEAHYDDIRSLNEMDVTHTLRCAHHSTNCALQNVFKIFNWWHCHQ; encoded by the coding sequence ATGCGCCAAAAATTGAGGGCAGTCTTCTCGATTATCGATAGAGAGCTCATTATGTCTATAACAACGTTCGTGGACCTGCAAGGTTTTATCGTTGGAAGAAAGTTTATCGTTAAGGAGTTTACTGCTTTCAGAGATGGATTCATTCTCTCGCATTACATTTTTCGAAATCCCGTACCGTGGCATCGACTCAATAACGCAGACAAACGCCAAGCATCGTGGTTGCTTACGCATCATCACGGATTACGATGGAACAGCGGAACGATCCCATACAGCAGAGCTAAGAAATTGATTACAACGACGCTGACTAGGAACGAAACACCGCCCGTCATATACGTCAAGGGACacgagaaacgagaatggctGCGGAATTTGCTTCTGGATGACACGAAAGAAGACATATACGTTGAAAATATCGAGGCGCATTATGACGATATAAGATCTTTAAACGAGATGGACGTTACGCATACTTTACGTTGTGCACATCATTCAACAAATTgcgctttacaaaatgtatttaaaatattcaattggTGGCATTGTCATCAATAA